GGGCCAACCAGGGCGCCGCATGATTGGCCGGACTCTTTTCTTTTTGACAATCAAGATCCCCCAGAAAAATATCGCCCATAAAACCCCGTGCAGGTCTGAAAAACCGGCAGCAAAAAAGACGACAACTTTTGTTCCATCGGTTTATCGTTTGACAGGACTGGACACTTTTGCGACAGCGCACGTGTGTCGGCTGCGTTCGCAGGCCGGAGAACCGCCCCCTCAAGAAGGCATGCCCGCTGATTCAAAAAAGCCTTCAGCGGCTTTCATCGTGAAGTGACAAGGTCGTAACGGTCTCGCCGCACAGACCTCGCTCTGTTTCGTCCCCCCAGGGAGCATCCCCGGAATACGTTCCTTGACCATTCAATGCAGGACGTATAGGGTATTGTGCAAAAGATTTTTTCTCATACCTAATTTGAGCGATTTTGGAGCAAGATAGAGGCCACGATCGTTTCCCTGACCATCGAAGTGTCGATTTTGGCACTCCGATGGCCATCTTTGAGCTACTGACTGGGCAATTTTTTTTGTGAATGAGCCCTGATGTTTAGTATGTCGTCAAATTTACGCGATTTTGGGGACACCTCTCCACTTGTAAGTAATTTCTTCGGTGCTGGACTTCCCTTCCCCCCAGCAATATCTGGGCGGCGCCCCGCTTTTGTACCAAAGCCTGTCGAAATGGAGGGCCTCAAAGGTTGCCGTCGTCACTTTCAGCACCACAGGGCGGCCGTGATGCACGATCTTGGCGGCCATGTCCATCACCCTACGGCGCAGCGTGGTGGCATAGCTAACGGGCTCGACCACCGGCGCGCAGACGTCTTGCTTGAAGCTCGCGTCGAGAAGAAAGGCCACCAGCATCGTGTCGTAGAAGGCGGCATTGGGGGCAAAGCGCTTGAAAGGCAGAGGCCGAAATCCTTCAGCGCTCGATGCACCAGCTCCTCAGTGCCTCGGCCGTGGTAACCGGCGAGGATCCCTTGCCCTTGAAGCCAATGACCATGTCCAGCCTTGGTGAGCGCCGTATGGATGGCCTGTCCCATACCCAGGTTGGTGACCACCACCGTGTCAGGCCGGGCAAAAGGCAGCACCATATGGGCATCTTGATACAGCGGACGGCAAAGCAGGGCTCGACGAAACGACTTCCACCGACCGCACCTTGTGCCAAGCTCCAGGTATTGCCAGACCTGGCTCCCTTGCTTGTAGCGGCCCCAGGCGGCCTGGTTCCTCTGGCTTTGGGCCAAAATTCCTTCTTATACAGCTTGCCGCCACAGATGTCGCCAATGAGCAAATTTTTAAAAGCCTCGAAAAGCTTTTGGTCAAAAAGTTCGCTGTCCATGCGAACAATGATAGCCACGTCGGCTCGATTGGGCGTGCGGATTCTGGCCACCACATGGCGTAGCATTCGCTCCACCGTATTGCCGTTGTTGTTATGGGCATCTCCGCGACGAAAGACCGCATCTAGTGGTTGTCCTATGGCAGTAGAGGTGTTTGCAGGCAATACGGGAGATATCCTTCCACGCTCCAATCCCAAAGGACAAAAATCAGAGGCCGGTTTGGACCGGAGCCGGTCGTTTTTTTGGGGGAGCGAGGACTTCTAACCAAGGCTCGTCTACGCAAGGACATTAAACCTGTTGAGGGTCTTGATCGAATTACAGCGTTGCCCGCGAGTTAAATCCGAAAACTGGTTGACTGTGGCTCGCTTCAGCCCTCTCTCTTTAGTGAGCGCAATCTCGCGGAGATTACGGACCCTGCTTTCCCGAGCGAAAGGCTGATTGTATGCAGAAACCCGCTTTTGGCAGCTGAACGTTTCCGCAAACGCCAAGAGCTGCTCGTAGCGACGCAGAAGGAACTCGACAAGATTCTACCGGCCACCCAAAGAGAGAAACGCGCCCTTAAAGGCAAGGCCAGAATTGCTCTCAAGGTGGGAAAAGTCATGAACAAATTCAAAATGGCGAAACATTTTCATCTTAGCATCGGCGAAACCGGCTTTTCTTACCAACTCAAAAAAGACCATATTGCCAAGGAGGCGGCATTGGATGGCATCTATGTCATTCGGACCAGCTTGCCTCCAGAAAAACTTGATGCTGAGGGGGCGGTGAAGTCCTACAAAGGGCTTTCTGCGGTGGAGCGTGCGTTTCGATGCTCCAAGGCGGTCGATTTAAAGGTCCGTCCGATCCATCATCGCCTGGAGCACAGGGATCGGGCTCATGTCTTCCTGTGTATGCTGGCCTATGACCTGGAGTGGCATACGTGCCGGGCGTTGAGCCCGATTCTCTTTGATGACGATGACCCTGTTGCCGCAGAGGCGCAACGGGACTCCGTGG
The Desulfosoma caldarium genome window above contains:
- a CDS encoding IS1634 family transposase; protein product: MVCRNPLLAAERFRKRQELLVATQKELDKILPATQREKRALKGKARIALKVGKVMNKFKMAKHFHLSIGETGFSYQLKKDHIAKEAALDGIYVIRTSLPPEKLDAEGAVKSYKGLSAVERAFRCSKAVDLKVRPIHHRLEHRDRAHVFLCMLAYDLEWHTCRALSPILFDDDDPVAAEAQRDSVVELAQGSPSAQQKALSKRTKEHLPAHSFRTLLKDLATISKNLVKPRLKNAPSFEKTTLPPSCSRRLLN